The Shewanella mangrovisoli genome has a window encoding:
- the rsd gene encoding sigma D regulator: protein MLRELEKAEQKWGGSNKLIDQWLENRRKLLVHYCQIAGLPPYGKAEKSLPSFDHVKSFCDLLVDYVSEGHFEVYDQVVNACEKFGASSKTLAQQVLPKITPTTNAALDFNDKYAEAQDDQVLYQLDKDLSELAHTMETRFELEDKLLEVLHNQYSGHAQQA from the coding sequence ATGCTGAGAGAACTCGAAAAAGCAGAACAAAAGTGGGGCGGTTCAAATAAGCTTATAGATCAATGGCTAGAAAATCGTCGTAAACTCTTGGTGCATTACTGCCAGATAGCGGGCCTTCCTCCCTATGGGAAAGCCGAAAAATCCCTTCCCTCCTTCGATCATGTGAAATCCTTTTGTGATTTATTAGTCGATTACGTCTCCGAAGGCCATTTCGAAGTCTATGACCAAGTGGTCAATGCCTGTGAAAAGTTTGGCGCCTCGAGCAAAACCTTAGCCCAGCAAGTACTGCCGAAGATCACCCCGACCACCAACGCGGCGTTAGATTTTAATGATAAGTACGCCGAAGCGCAGGATGACCAAGTGTTATACCAGCTCGATAAGGATCTTTCCGAACTGGCCCACACCATGGAAACCCGTTTCGAATTAGAAGATAAATTGCTCGAAGTGTTACATAACCAGTATTCAGGGCACGCCCAACAAGCCTAA
- the hxpB gene encoding hexitol phosphatase HxpB, giving the protein MTSLSIQAVIFDMDGVLIDSEPLWQRVEYEVLSALGVPVTIETIQQTTGLRIDQCVDYWYHKAPWADYDNAKVSKAIVDRVAEEILKTGEAMQGVHQAIEYCQAKGLKIGLATSSFYTIIEAVLCKLSLSDKFMAIQSAEGLTYGKPHPEVYLNCAAALGVDPRYCLAIEDSFNGLIAARAANMQTVAIPAPEQRGEAKWVAAHHQADSLLDLPAILG; this is encoded by the coding sequence ATGACATCCCTTAGTATTCAAGCTGTTATTTTTGATATGGATGGTGTGTTAATCGATTCAGAACCCCTTTGGCAGCGGGTTGAATATGAAGTGTTATCGGCGCTTGGCGTGCCAGTCACTATCGAAACGATTCAACAAACCACGGGTTTACGCATCGACCAATGTGTCGACTATTGGTATCACAAAGCCCCTTGGGCCGATTACGACAATGCTAAGGTCAGCAAAGCCATCGTCGATAGAGTCGCAGAGGAGATACTGAAAACGGGCGAAGCTATGCAAGGGGTTCATCAGGCGATTGAATACTGCCAAGCCAAAGGCTTAAAGATAGGCTTAGCGACCTCCTCTTTTTACACCATTATCGAAGCCGTACTCTGTAAACTCAGCCTCAGCGATAAGTTTATGGCGATACAATCCGCCGAAGGACTCACCTATGGCAAGCCGCATCCTGAGGTTTACTTAAATTGTGCGGCCGCCTTAGGAGTCGACCCGCGTTATTGCCTTGCGATTGAAGACTCTTTTAATGGTCTGATTGCCGCCCGCGCCGCCAATATGCAAACCGTCGCCATTCCCGCACCTGAGCAACGCGGTGAGGCGAAATGGGTTGCCGCCCACCATCAAGCCGACAGCCTGTTAGATTTACCAGCGATCTTGGGCTAA
- the acnB gene encoding bifunctional aconitate hydratase 2/2-methylisocitrate dehydratase → MLEAYRKHVAERAAEGVVPKPLDAHQVAELVKLVQNPPAGEEAVILDLLENRIPPGVDEAAYVKAAFLDAVAKGTATSPILSAERATELLGTMQGGYNIEPLIAQLDNPALAPLAAKALSHTLLMFDSFHDVVEKMEAGNAYAKQVVEAWANADWYLSRPKLADKVTLTVFKVSGETNTDDLSPAPDAWSRPDIPLHALAMLKNARDGIEPDVAGSVGPIKKLEELKTKGFPLVYVGDVVGTGSSRKSATNSVLWFMGDDIPFVPNKRAGGFCLGGKIAPIFFNTMEDAGALPIELDVSKMEMGDVIDIYPYAGQVKRHGSDEVISEFSLKTDVLLDEVRAGGRIPLIIGRGLTDKARAVLGLPASDVFVRPQDIADSGKGYTLAQKMVGKACGVAGVRPGQYCEPKMTSVGSQDTTGPMTRDELKDLACLGFSADLTMQSFCHTAAYPKPVDVNTHHTLPDFIMNRGGVSLRPGDGVIHSWLNRMLLPDTVGTGGDSHTRFPIGISFPAGSGLVAFAAATGVMPLDMPESVLVRFKGKMQPGITLRDLVHAIPLKAIEMGLLTVEKKGKINIFSGRVLEIEGLETLKVEQAFELSDASAERSAAGCTIKLDKEPIIEYLNSNITMLKWMIAEGYGDRRTIERRIKGMEEWLANPELMSADKDAEYAAVIEIDLNEIKEPILCAPNDPDDAVLLSSVAQTQIDEVFVGSCMTNIGHFRATGKMLDKFAKTLPTRLWIAPPTKMDKDQLTEEGYYGIFGRVGARIEIPGCSLCMGNQARVAEGATVVSTSTRNFPNRLGTGANVYLASAELAAVAALLGRLPTVEEYQEYAKELDATAADTYRYLNFDQIDSYTKKASQVIFQSAV, encoded by the coding sequence GTGCTAGAAGCATATCGTAAACACGTCGCAGAACGTGCTGCAGAGGGCGTAGTCCCTAAGCCATTAGATGCACATCAAGTGGCTGAACTGGTTAAATTGGTTCAAAATCCCCCCGCTGGTGAAGAAGCCGTTATTCTTGACCTGCTAGAAAATCGAATTCCCCCAGGTGTTGACGAAGCCGCTTACGTAAAAGCCGCTTTCTTAGATGCGGTTGCTAAAGGCACTGCAACTTCACCCATCCTGTCTGCCGAACGTGCGACTGAGTTATTAGGCACTATGCAAGGTGGCTATAACATCGAGCCGCTGATCGCTCAGTTAGATAACCCAGCTCTGGCGCCTTTAGCTGCTAAAGCCTTATCTCACACTCTGCTGATGTTTGATTCTTTCCACGATGTGGTTGAGAAAATGGAAGCGGGTAATGCCTATGCTAAACAAGTGGTTGAAGCTTGGGCAAATGCAGACTGGTACTTAAGCCGTCCAAAGTTAGCGGACAAAGTCACCCTGACCGTATTCAAAGTCTCTGGTGAAACCAACACCGACGACCTGTCACCAGCGCCTGATGCTTGGTCACGTCCAGATATCCCATTGCACGCTTTAGCTATGCTGAAAAACGCGCGTGATGGTATCGAGCCAGACGTAGCGGGCAGCGTAGGTCCAATCAAGAAATTAGAAGAACTGAAAACCAAAGGTTTCCCATTAGTTTACGTGGGTGACGTTGTGGGCACAGGTTCATCACGTAAGTCTGCGACTAACTCAGTACTGTGGTTCATGGGCGATGATATCCCATTCGTACCTAACAAACGTGCTGGTGGTTTCTGCTTAGGTGGCAAGATTGCGCCGATTTTCTTCAACACTATGGAAGATGCGGGCGCACTGCCAATCGAACTTGACGTTAGCAAAATGGAAATGGGCGATGTGATCGACATTTACCCATACGCTGGCCAAGTGAAACGTCATGGCTCAGATGAAGTGATTTCTGAGTTCAGCCTGAAAACCGACGTACTGTTAGACGAAGTGCGTGCGGGTGGTCGTATTCCATTGATCATCGGTCGTGGTTTAACTGACAAAGCTCGTGCTGTATTAGGTTTACCAGCTTCTGACGTATTCGTACGTCCTCAAGATATCGCTGACTCTGGCAAAGGTTACACTTTAGCGCAGAAGATGGTCGGTAAGGCCTGCGGTGTTGCTGGCGTGCGTCCAGGCCAATACTGTGAGCCTAAGATGACCTCTGTGGGTTCTCAGGACACTACCGGTCCAATGACCCGTGACGAGCTGAAAGACTTAGCCTGTTTAGGTTTCAGTGCTGACCTGACTATGCAGTCATTCTGCCACACTGCCGCTTATCCAAAACCAGTTGACGTTAACACTCACCACACGCTGCCAGACTTCATCATGAACCGTGGCGGTGTATCTTTACGTCCAGGTGACGGTGTTATCCACTCTTGGTTAAACCGTATGTTATTACCAGACACAGTAGGTACTGGTGGTGACTCACATACGCGTTTCCCAATCGGTATTTCATTCCCAGCAGGTTCTGGTCTAGTTGCCTTCGCAGCGGCGACCGGTGTGATGCCTCTGGACATGCCTGAATCAGTATTAGTGCGCTTCAAGGGCAAGATGCAACCTGGCATCACCCTACGTGACCTAGTACACGCAATCCCATTAAAAGCGATTGAAATGGGTCTGCTGACCGTTGAGAAGAAAGGTAAGATCAACATCTTCTCTGGCCGCGTACTGGAAATCGAAGGCTTAGAAACCCTGAAAGTGGAACAGGCATTCGAACTGTCTGACGCTTCTGCAGAACGCTCTGCAGCGGGTTGTACTATCAAGTTAGACAAAGAGCCAATCATCGAGTACCTGAACTCGAACATCACTATGCTGAAGTGGATGATTGCCGAAGGTTACGGTGACCGTCGTACTATCGAACGTCGTATTAAAGGCATGGAAGAGTGGTTAGCGAATCCTGAGCTGATGAGTGCCGATAAAGATGCTGAGTACGCTGCTGTGATCGAAATCGATCTGAACGAGATCAAAGAGCCAATCCTGTGTGCGCCTAACGATCCTGACGATGCTGTATTACTGTCTTCTGTTGCGCAAACGCAAATCGACGAAGTATTCGTTGGTTCTTGTATGACTAACATCGGTCACTTCCGTGCGACCGGTAAGATGTTAGACAAGTTCGCTAAGACGCTGCCAACCCGTCTGTGGATTGCGCCACCGACTAAGATGGACAAAGACCAGCTGACCGAAGAAGGTTACTACGGTATTTTCGGTCGCGTGGGTGCGCGTATCGAGATCCCTGGCTGTTCACTGTGTATGGGTAACCAAGCACGTGTGGCTGAAGGTGCAACTGTAGTATCGACTTCTACCCGTAACTTCCCGAACCGTTTAGGTACAGGCGCTAACGTTTACTTAGCCTCTGCGGAATTAGCGGCAGTAGCAGCCCTGTTAGGTCGTCTGCCAACGGTTGAAGAATACCAAGAATACGCGAAAGAGTTAGATGCAACAGCAGCTGACACTTACCGTTACTTGAACTTCGATCAAATCGATTCTTACACTAAGAAAGCATCACAAGTGATCTTTCAATCAGCTGTATAA
- a CDS encoding M13 family metallopeptidase has protein sequence MKKISTLALGIALSLGLAACSSEPKTEVAAVSGIELQNFDASVRHQDDFYYSVNGKWLANTPIPADKSNYGAFSVLYDQSQDALKKIIDAAAAQKDAAPGSNNQKIGDFNASFMNTDLLETLGVTPLNPLLADIAAVKTHGELPAVMGKLLTSGSGIPFGFYVNNDAKNSTQYAVYISQSGLTLPDRDYYLKDDAKFAATREAMAKYVTDILTEAGYKNAKRAAKNVADIEMMIAKSQWSRVESRDANKSYNKLSRAELQKLTGKFDINAFATSAGLGDKVTEVIVRQPSYLEKLGANFDAFPVSAWQDYLTFHLVDSYAELLSKNFVDLNFAFKGKTLMGIEEQQPRWKKAVDGADQVIGELVGEEYVKQYFKPEAKARMETMIKNLIKGFEVSINELEWMTPETKVAAQEKLSKFTYKIGYPDKWKDYSALEIKPDELVGNYMRYANFEYQDMINKLGKPIDRTEWHMTPQTVNAYYSPVGNEIVFPAAILQPPFFNMEADDAVNYGGIGAVIGHEISHGFDDQGAKYDGDGNLRDWWSDKDREEFQKRGKQLSAQYSGYEALPGKFVNGDLTLGENIGDLGGLTVAARAYAMSLNGKPAPVLDGLTGEQRFFVGWSQVWRRNYRDEELGRRLLTDPHSPSHYRAMGTPRNIEAFYKAFEMKESDKMYLKPEERVKIW, from the coding sequence ATGAAGAAGATTAGCACACTGGCGCTGGGGATTGCCCTGAGCCTAGGTTTAGCCGCTTGCAGCAGCGAGCCTAAAACTGAAGTCGCCGCGGTTTCTGGCATTGAATTACAAAACTTTGATGCCTCAGTTCGCCATCAAGACGATTTTTATTACAGCGTGAACGGTAAATGGTTAGCGAATACGCCTATCCCTGCCGACAAGTCTAATTACGGTGCATTCTCTGTGCTGTACGATCAAAGCCAAGATGCGTTGAAAAAAATCATCGATGCCGCCGCAGCGCAAAAAGATGCTGCTCCTGGCTCTAATAATCAAAAAATCGGTGACTTTAACGCCAGCTTTATGAATACCGATTTACTCGAAACCTTAGGCGTAACGCCGCTCAATCCTTTGCTGGCGGATATCGCGGCGGTGAAAACCCACGGCGAATTACCCGCTGTGATGGGCAAATTGCTGACCAGCGGCTCAGGCATTCCCTTTGGTTTCTACGTCAATAACGACGCGAAAAACTCTACCCAATATGCGGTGTATATCAGTCAGTCGGGCTTAACTCTGCCAGACCGTGATTACTACCTCAAAGATGACGCTAAGTTTGCCGCAACCCGCGAAGCGATGGCGAAGTATGTGACCGATATTCTGACCGAAGCCGGCTACAAGAATGCCAAACGCGCGGCGAAAAACGTGGCCGACATCGAGATGATGATCGCTAAGAGCCAGTGGAGCCGCGTTGAATCTCGCGATGCTAACAAGTCTTACAACAAGTTGAGCCGTGCTGAGCTGCAAAAGCTGACTGGCAAGTTTGATATCAATGCCTTTGCGACTAGCGCAGGCCTTGGCGATAAAGTGACGGAAGTCATCGTGCGTCAGCCATCTTATCTAGAAAAGTTAGGCGCTAATTTTGATGCCTTCCCCGTTTCTGCTTGGCAGGATTACTTAACGTTCCACTTAGTGGATAGCTATGCTGAGCTACTCAGCAAAAACTTCGTTGACCTTAACTTTGCCTTCAAAGGCAAAACCTTAATGGGTATTGAAGAGCAACAACCACGCTGGAAAAAGGCTGTAGATGGCGCCGACCAAGTCATTGGTGAATTAGTGGGCGAGGAGTATGTGAAGCAATACTTCAAGCCAGAAGCGAAAGCCCGCATGGAAACCATGATCAAAAACCTGATCAAGGGCTTCGAAGTCAGCATCAATGAACTTGAGTGGATGACGCCTGAAACGAAAGTCGCGGCTCAAGAAAAACTGTCTAAGTTTACCTACAAGATTGGTTATCCAGATAAATGGAAAGACTACTCTGCACTAGAGATCAAGCCTGATGAGTTGGTGGGCAACTATATGCGTTACGCCAACTTCGAATATCAAGACATGATCAACAAGTTAGGTAAGCCAATCGATCGTACCGAGTGGCATATGACACCACAAACGGTCAATGCTTATTACAGCCCTGTAGGCAATGAAATCGTATTCCCAGCAGCGATTCTGCAACCGCCATTCTTCAATATGGAAGCCGATGATGCGGTGAACTACGGTGGTATCGGTGCGGTAATCGGCCACGAAATCAGCCATGGTTTCGACGACCAAGGTGCTAAATACGATGGCGACGGCAACCTGCGTGACTGGTGGTCGGATAAAGACCGTGAAGAGTTCCAAAAACGCGGTAAGCAACTGTCGGCGCAGTATTCTGGCTATGAAGCCCTGCCCGGTAAGTTTGTCAACGGTGATTTAACACTAGGCGAAAACATCGGTGACTTAGGCGGGTTAACCGTAGCGGCTCGTGCCTATGCGATGAGCTTAAACGGTAAACCTGCTCCAGTGCTCGATGGCTTAACGGGCGAGCAGCGCTTCTTCGTCGGTTGGTCACAGGTATGGCGCCGTAACTACCGTGATGAAGAGTTGGGTCGTCGTTTACTGACGGATCCGCATTCACCTAGCCACTACCGTGCTATGGGTACACCGCGCAATATCGAAGCCTTCTACAAAGCCTTCGAGATGAAAGAGAGCGACAAGATGTACTTAAAACCAGAAGAGCGCGTAAAAATCTGGTAA
- a CDS encoding patatin-like phospholipase family protein, giving the protein MMRRILASVFLCFLLTPLYAAERPKVGLVLSGGGAKGAAHVGVLKILEEHHIPVDYIAGTSIGAYVAGMYSLGYSASEVEAIMMGVDWDSGYSDTIPRNVLSYRDKQLRDRYNIPLNIGYNEGEVRAPSGLLRGQTMSQLLRQSTDLVQQFGDFDALAIPYRAVATDLETSLPVVIDHGSLVKAMQASATVPGALQPTQIDGKLLVDGGIANNMPVDVVKAMGADIIIAVDIGSPLVKKDKLDSTIAVLDQLSNFLTNASTEKQKQLLTDKDVLIRPAIDALSTTDFTIMPLALTLGKEAANGQLDKLQGMSVSAEEYAAYVDAKKAKGKLLMADVAHPIKEIVFDNQSKVSLNLLKETLDLKAGQAVTKDELNEALKRIYALNKFERVDAEFVEGEEGRVLTVTTRAKSWGPNYFQLGFNWEDDFSTDSAISFDMAYTMTDLTFNGGEWRNEVKLGFEKLFATEFYQPLDRDQEFYSRARYQYDIHNWDLYDNNNRALIFDKKTHTVELGVGYNYVLQGFIEFGLVAEKGVIVNDAWLIKDFDFKSYGAYLRAGYDSLDSISFPTSGNRITLNVYVRNEDFDDLVDNNENEYSVQIEADWKGALSVGNHAFVGKASIATNNNDGLNTLHLSDLGGFLNLSGYHKDSLTGAHKLFGAFVYQYDLGRDALGMTDYPLYLGLSLEAGNVWFERDEVSLSDLIYASSLYIGTDTSMGPAALGFGVTDMGDKSLYLFVGKAF; this is encoded by the coding sequence ATGATGCGTCGAATACTCGCTTCTGTCTTTTTATGTTTTTTGCTAACGCCCTTGTATGCGGCGGAACGACCTAAGGTTGGGCTGGTACTCAGTGGTGGCGGCGCTAAAGGTGCTGCGCACGTGGGCGTGCTTAAAATCCTAGAAGAACATCATATTCCCGTGGACTACATCGCAGGTACCAGTATCGGTGCCTATGTTGCTGGCATGTACTCTTTGGGCTACAGCGCGAGTGAAGTCGAAGCCATTATGATGGGGGTCGATTGGGACAGCGGTTATTCGGATACCATTCCGCGTAACGTCTTGAGTTATCGAGATAAGCAGTTACGTGATCGTTACAATATTCCGCTCAACATAGGTTACAACGAAGGAGAGGTTAGGGCACCGAGTGGATTGTTGCGTGGGCAAACCATGTCGCAGCTATTACGCCAATCAACCGATCTGGTACAGCAATTTGGCGATTTTGATGCCTTAGCGATTCCCTATCGTGCGGTCGCGACGGATTTAGAAACCAGTTTGCCCGTCGTCATCGACCACGGCAGTTTAGTCAAAGCCATGCAGGCATCTGCGACTGTGCCGGGTGCACTGCAACCGACTCAGATCGATGGCAAGTTATTAGTCGATGGCGGTATTGCCAACAATATGCCCGTGGATGTGGTTAAGGCTATGGGCGCGGATATCATCATTGCCGTAGATATCGGCTCGCCGCTGGTGAAAAAAGACAAATTGGATAGCACGATTGCGGTGCTCGACCAGTTATCTAACTTCCTGACCAATGCCAGTACCGAAAAGCAAAAACAATTACTAACAGATAAAGACGTATTGATCCGTCCCGCTATCGATGCCTTAAGCACCACAGACTTTACCATCATGCCCTTGGCCCTGACGCTGGGGAAAGAAGCTGCTAATGGTCAACTGGATAAATTGCAGGGCATGAGTGTCAGCGCCGAAGAATATGCCGCCTATGTGGATGCGAAGAAGGCCAAGGGCAAGTTATTAATGGCGGATGTGGCGCATCCCATTAAAGAAATCGTATTCGATAACCAGTCTAAAGTTAGTCTTAACCTATTGAAGGAAACCTTAGATCTGAAAGCCGGCCAAGCCGTGACTAAAGATGAGCTAAACGAGGCGTTAAAACGGATTTATGCCTTAAACAAATTTGAGCGCGTGGATGCCGAGTTTGTGGAAGGCGAAGAAGGCCGGGTGCTGACTGTGACTACCCGGGCGAAATCCTGGGGGCCAAATTACTTCCAACTTGGCTTTAACTGGGAAGATGACTTTAGTACCGATTCGGCCATCAGTTTCGACATGGCTTATACCATGACCGACTTAACCTTTAACGGCGGCGAGTGGCGTAACGAAGTCAAATTAGGCTTTGAAAAACTTTTTGCGACCGAGTTTTATCAACCCTTGGACAGGGACCAAGAGTTTTATAGTCGAGCCCGTTATCAATACGATATTCATAATTGGGACTTGTACGATAACAACAACCGCGCCCTAATCTTCGACAAGAAGACCCACACAGTTGAACTGGGTGTTGGCTATAACTATGTTTTGCAAGGGTTTATCGAGTTTGGTCTAGTGGCGGAAAAGGGCGTTATTGTCAACGATGCCTGGCTGATTAAGGATTTCGATTTTAAATCCTACGGCGCCTACTTAAGAGCGGGTTATGACAGCTTAGACAGTATCAGCTTCCCAACATCGGGTAACCGAATCACCTTAAATGTGTATGTGCGCAATGAGGATTTTGACGATCTCGTCGACAACAATGAGAACGAATATAGCGTGCAGATTGAGGCCGATTGGAAAGGGGCGCTGAGTGTTGGCAATCATGCCTTTGTGGGTAAAGCCTCGATAGCGACCAACAATAACGATGGGCTCAATACATTGCACTTGTCGGATTTAGGCGGTTTCTTAAATCTTTCGGGTTATCACAAAGACTCATTAACTGGCGCCCATAAGCTCTTCGGTGCCTTTGTCTATCAGTATGATTTAGGTCGCGATGCCCTCGGAATGACGGATTATCCACTCTATTTAGGCTTAAGTTTAGAGGCGGGTAACGTGTGGTTTGAACGGGATGAAGTCTCACTCTCAGATCTTATCTATGCTTCTAGCCTTTACATAGGTACAGATACTTCCATGGGGCCGGCTGCTCTTGGCTTTGGTGTGACCGATATGGGTGATAAATCCCTGTATTTATTTGTCGGTAAAGCCTTCTAA